A single Tenacibaculum sp. 190524A02b DNA region contains:
- the nadE gene encoding NAD(+) synthase produces the protein MNTPKVVDHIVHWLKEYATNAKVNGFVVGVSGGIDSAVTSSLCALTGLPTLCVELPIHQAQSQVNRANEHIKQLRKRFKNVSEVEVNLTSTFEDFKTVVPEVESSAKVDLALANTRARLRMTTLYYFAGLKGLLVAGTGNKVEDFGVGFFTKYGDGGVDLSPIADLVKSEVYKIGEYLEVPVSILEAKPTDGLFGDSRTDEDQIGASYDELEWAMDMQTKGKTTNDFKGRQLEVYKIYSRLNRINQHKMVAIPVCEIPTELK, from the coding sequence ATGAATACACCTAAAGTTGTTGATCATATAGTTCACTGGTTAAAAGAATATGCTACAAATGCTAAAGTAAATGGCTTTGTTGTTGGAGTTTCTGGCGGCATTGATAGTGCAGTTACTTCTTCTCTTTGTGCCTTAACAGGGCTTCCAACTTTATGTGTAGAATTACCAATACACCAAGCTCAAAGCCAGGTTAACAGAGCTAATGAACACATTAAGCAACTTAGAAAACGTTTTAAAAATGTTTCTGAAGTAGAGGTAAATTTAACAAGTACCTTTGAAGATTTTAAAACTGTAGTCCCTGAGGTTGAAAGCTCAGCCAAAGTTGATTTGGCTTTAGCTAACACACGTGCTCGTTTAAGAATGACTACGCTATATTATTTTGCTGGGTTAAAAGGTTTATTAGTAGCTGGAACTGGGAATAAAGTTGAAGATTTTGGTGTTGGCTTTTTCACTAAATATGGAGATGGTGGTGTAGATTTAAGCCCAATTGCAGATTTAGTAAAATCTGAAGTTTATAAAATTGGTGAATACTTAGAAGTTCCTGTATCAATACTAGAAGCAAAACCTACTGATGGTTTATTTGGTGACAGTAGAACTGACGAAGACCAAATAGGTGCTTCATATGATGAATTAGAATGGGCTATGGATATGCAAACAAAAGGTAAAACTACCAATGATTTTAAAGGTAGGCAACTAGAAGTATATAAAATATACTCTAGATTAAATAGAATAAACCAACATAAAATGGTAGCAATACCAGTTTGTGAAATACCTACAGAATTAAAGTAG
- the gldB gene encoding gliding motility lipoprotein GldB, which yields MSLIIYSCKNDIENKVDLSNVDVSFALKRFDVDFYNNSAKNLQELKKEYPVLFPENVHDSVWNSKKINTDEQELFQETQKIFNNIEELKANLTSFFKHVKYYNPKFKSPNVITMLTNIDYDSRVVYVDSLLLISLDAYLGKNHKFYGDYPEYIKVNNHKGRVVVDVARNLVNKQILGKMPRTFIGKMINKGKKMFVLDSYLPDVLNEYKIGYAEEKYKWAVANEEQIWQYFIEKNLLFSTDKNLDRRFLEVAPFSKFYMEEDNRSPGRIGEWIGWQIVKAYMRNNDVSLHELIRTDEETIFKKSKYKPRR from the coding sequence ATGAGTTTGATAATATACTCATGCAAAAATGATATAGAGAATAAAGTAGATTTATCTAATGTAGACGTTAGTTTTGCATTAAAAAGATTTGATGTGGATTTTTATAATAATTCTGCTAAAAATTTACAAGAATTAAAAAAAGAATATCCAGTTTTATTCCCTGAAAATGTTCATGATAGTGTATGGAATAGTAAGAAAATTAATACAGATGAACAGGAGCTGTTTCAAGAAACTCAAAAGATTTTTAATAATATTGAAGAGTTAAAAGCAAACCTTACTTCATTTTTTAAACATGTAAAATATTACAATCCAAAATTTAAGAGTCCTAATGTAATTACTATGTTAACTAATATTGATTATGATAGTAGAGTTGTTTATGTAGATAGTTTATTACTAATTTCTTTAGATGCATACCTTGGAAAAAATCATAAGTTTTATGGAGATTATCCTGAATATATAAAGGTAAACAATCATAAAGGAAGGGTAGTTGTAGATGTAGCTAGAAACTTGGTGAACAAACAGATTTTGGGAAAAATGCCTAGAACTTTTATAGGTAAGATGATTAACAAAGGCAAAAAAATGTTTGTATTAGATAGCTATTTACCTGATGTTTTGAATGAATATAAGATAGGGTATGCAGAAGAAAAGTATAAATGGGCTGTAGCAAATGAAGAGCAAATATGGCAGTATTTTATTGAGAAGAATTTGTTGTTTAGTACAGATAAAAATTTAGATAGAAGATTTTTAGAGGTAGCTCCTTTTTCAAAATTTTATATGGAAGAAGATAATAGGTCTCCAGGACGAATAGGAGAGTGGATAGGATGGCAAATAGTAAAAGCCTATATGAGAAATAATGACGTATCTTTGCACGAGTTAATAAGAACAGATGAAGAGACAATCTTCAAAAAATCTAAATATAAACCAAGACGATAA
- the gldC gene encoding gliding motility protein GldC, producing the protein MSIAHTSKITFTVGLDENRVPEEIAWDAEDGGIKNEASKAVMLSVWDHKKKDTLRMDLWTKDMPIDEMKQFFHQTLVSMSNTFERATNDEKMSATMRDFCDYFAEKLELVKK; encoded by the coding sequence ATGAGTATAGCACATACTTCAAAAATTACTTTTACAGTTGGATTAGATGAGAATAGAGTTCCTGAAGAGATAGCTTGGGATGCTGAAGATGGTGGTATAAAAAATGAAGCATCTAAAGCAGTAATGCTGTCTGTATGGGATCATAAAAAGAAAGATACATTGCGTATGGATTTATGGACTAAAGATATGCCTATAGATGAAATGAAGCAGTTTTTCCATCAAACACTTGTGTCAATGTCAAATACTTTTGAGAGAGCAACGAATGATGAGAAAATGAGTGCTACGATGCGAGATTTTTGCGATTATTTTGCGGAAAAATTAGAACTGGTTAAAAAATAA
- the folK gene encoding 2-amino-4-hydroxy-6-hydroxymethyldihydropteridine diphosphokinase has translation MKIQRITYLSLGTNQGNKLENLQKAIDLIANKVGAILKVASVYETSSWGFSSNNFYNSCIKVSTYLPPEKLINVLLDIEKELGRIRSNTNNYSDRVIDLDILLFDDEIIFSKNLIVPHPRMLDRKFALAPLAEIAKNTIHPITKTKLSVCFENCNDDSEITLISEKLNRPIPITEKYNYIAIEGNIGAGKTSLTNMMADEFNAKIVLERFADNPFLPKFYNDNERYAFPLEMSFLADRYQQLSEDLAQFDLFKNFIVSDYYIFKSLIFAQITLHDDEYTLYRKMFDMMYKEITKPDLYVYLYQNTERLLQNIKKRGRDYEQNIEASYLQKIHDGYSNFIKTQQDLNILIIDVSNLDFVNNKNDYEYIITKIKNH, from the coding sequence ATGAAAATACAAAGAATTACATATTTATCCCTAGGTACAAACCAAGGTAATAAGTTAGAAAATTTACAAAAAGCCATTGATTTAATTGCTAATAAAGTAGGTGCTATACTTAAAGTTGCTTCTGTATACGAAACTTCCTCTTGGGGTTTTAGTAGTAACAACTTTTATAACTCTTGTATTAAAGTTTCTACTTATTTACCTCCTGAAAAGTTAATTAATGTACTTCTAGATATTGAAAAAGAACTTGGTAGAATTAGATCAAATACCAATAACTATTCTGATAGAGTTATTGATTTAGATATTCTTTTATTTGATGATGAAATTATTTTTTCAAAAAACTTAATTGTACCACATCCAAGAATGTTAGATAGGAAATTTGCGCTAGCTCCACTAGCTGAAATAGCAAAAAACACTATACACCCAATAACAAAAACTAAGCTTTCTGTATGTTTTGAAAATTGTAATGATGATTCAGAAATAACTTTAATTTCTGAAAAACTAAATCGTCCTATACCTATTACAGAAAAGTATAACTATATAGCTATTGAAGGGAATATTGGAGCAGGAAAAACATCCCTTACTAATATGATGGCGGATGAGTTTAATGCTAAAATAGTTCTTGAACGTTTTGCTGACAACCCGTTCCTCCCTAAGTTTTATAACGATAACGAGCGTTATGCTTTCCCTTTAGAAATGAGTTTTCTTGCTGATCGTTATCAACAGCTTTCAGAAGATCTTGCTCAGTTTGATTTATTCAAAAACTTTATTGTTTCTGATTACTATATATTCAAGTCATTAATTTTCGCTCAAATTACATTGCATGATGATGAGTATACATTATATAGAAAAATGTTTGATATGATGTATAAGGAAATTACTAAGCCCGATTTATACGTGTATTTATATCAAAATACTGAGAGGCTTTTACAAAACATTAAAAAGAGAGGAAGAGATTATGAACAAAATATAGAAGCTAGCTACTTACAAAAAATTCATGATGGTTATAGTAACTTTATAAAAACACAACAAGATTTAAATATTTTAATTATTGATGTTTCTAACCTTGATTTTGTAAACAATAAAAATGATTATGAATATATAATAACCAAAATAAAAAACCATTAA
- a CDS encoding TonB-dependent receptor, translating into MKNTITFFFILVGSIWATYSQVSSKYNKSLKESFFELEKKYSVKFSFADEIVFNKTLTKTLNKKTLKENLLIISNELNLEFKKITNRYYTVSARSKTNINICGHIYGSLNKLPLSQATVSIKGKILGTATNNKGYFNLKNLNYNDSLKISYVGYQTIIKPINFFKSQRCPSIYLKESSSILSEVIVNDRLSSGIKIAESGSIELSFQKIKALSGLTEPDIFQTIQLLPGIVSPSESLSELQIRGGNADHNLVLFDGIKIYNSSHFFGAISAFNPHIVDNVSIYKSGTSAKYGNHISGVIDIQTNDTIAKKTSGGFGLNLIQADAFLKTPISSKTSLNIAARRSIIDVFNLGPFDKLANKSFQNTKISDDQNNTSPTSVNRSNSRFIDYNMKFNYSPSKKDQFSINHLYTKNNLNHFFNENPEDIKAFNRTSIFNIENYGANFRWWHKWSKNLQHTITSSYSKYNLSTDNFDNDNINEFQSFQKRNSIRDLNFRVNFEQKLNSKNTLRYGYEYENNNFYNSVYEIDYDGIERPNNFILNNTNNYHSLYSEYAYNTNKFNISLGSRFSYNSFSNSYAFSPRAYIDLLLFKNITLRSSIEYKNQNFIKVKENRSTFFRLENSIYLLTGGKNDIAIPKSLQFSLGLVILNKNKWVIDIDTYYKIIKDYTTLSNGFNIEFDRYDVGKSVSKGIEFSIKKEWKKYNMWLGYTISETNLTFPNINNGKPFTGNFDITQNLTWLHNLQLGAFDFSLSYSYRTGIPFSEVGGADNNNFLIYLSERNSKRLADYQRLDFSTFYNFSFDYLQKWKAKLGISLWNLTNQKNTISRTFLYTRAPVGQAEFFQSDIIGHSLVPNLVFRVNF; encoded by the coding sequence TTGAAGAATACTATTACCTTTTTTTTCATTTTAGTGGGCTCTATTTGGGCTACATATTCTCAGGTTTCAAGTAAGTATAATAAATCTTTGAAAGAATCTTTTTTTGAACTAGAAAAAAAGTACAGCGTAAAATTTTCTTTTGCTGATGAAATTGTTTTCAATAAAACATTAACCAAAACTTTAAATAAGAAAACACTAAAAGAAAACCTTCTAATTATTAGTAATGAACTAAATTTAGAATTCAAAAAAATTACTAACAGATATTATACTGTTTCTGCAAGAAGTAAAACCAATATAAATATTTGTGGACACATATACGGATCCCTAAATAAATTACCGCTATCACAAGCAACCGTTAGTATAAAAGGAAAAATTTTAGGTACAGCAACAAATAATAAAGGGTATTTTAACTTAAAAAATCTTAACTATAATGATTCCTTAAAAATATCATATGTAGGCTATCAAACTATTATAAAACCTATTAATTTTTTTAAAAGCCAGCGTTGTCCATCCATTTACTTAAAAGAATCTAGCTCTATTCTATCAGAAGTAATTGTTAATGATAGACTCTCAAGTGGAATTAAAATTGCTGAATCAGGCAGTATTGAGCTTTCATTTCAAAAAATCAAGGCCTTATCTGGCTTAACAGAACCAGACATTTTTCAGACTATTCAACTTTTACCTGGAATTGTAAGCCCAAGTGAATCATTATCGGAATTACAAATAAGAGGAGGAAATGCAGATCATAACCTTGTACTTTTTGATGGCATAAAAATTTATAATTCTTCTCATTTTTTTGGAGCTATTTCTGCTTTCAACCCTCATATTGTAGATAATGTTTCAATTTACAAATCAGGAACAAGTGCCAAATATGGAAATCATATATCTGGTGTTATTGATATTCAAACCAATGACACCATAGCTAAAAAAACGTCTGGCGGTTTTGGCCTTAACCTTATTCAAGCAGATGCTTTTTTGAAAACACCGATTTCTTCTAAAACCAGCTTAAATATAGCTGCAAGAAGATCTATTATAGATGTATTCAACCTAGGTCCCTTTGATAAACTTGCCAATAAATCTTTTCAAAACACTAAAATATCAGATGATCAAAATAATACTTCTCCAACCTCTGTTAACAGAAGTAATTCTCGTTTTATTGATTATAATATGAAGTTTAACTACTCCCCTTCAAAAAAAGATCAATTCTCAATCAACCATTTATACACCAAAAACAATCTTAATCATTTTTTTAATGAAAATCCTGAAGATATTAAAGCATTCAATAGAACTAGTATTTTCAACATAGAAAATTATGGAGCAAATTTTAGATGGTGGCATAAGTGGAGTAAAAACCTTCAACATACTATAACCTCAAGTTATTCAAAATACAATCTTTCTACTGATAATTTTGACAATGATAATATTAATGAATTTCAATCTTTTCAAAAGAGGAATTCTATAAGAGATCTTAATTTTAGGGTTAATTTTGAGCAAAAATTAAACTCAAAAAACACTTTACGTTATGGCTATGAATATGAAAACAACAACTTTTATAATTCAGTGTATGAAATTGATTATGATGGAATAGAAAGGCCAAATAATTTTATTTTAAATAACACTAACAATTACCATTCCTTATATAGTGAGTATGCTTATAATACTAATAAATTCAATATTTCTTTAGGATCTCGATTCAGTTATAATTCATTTTCTAATAGTTATGCTTTTTCCCCAAGAGCTTATATAGATTTATTATTATTCAAAAATATAACACTCAGATCCTCTATTGAGTACAAGAACCAAAACTTTATTAAAGTTAAAGAAAACAGGTCTACTTTTTTCAGGTTAGAAAACTCAATATACCTTTTAACTGGCGGAAAAAACGATATTGCAATTCCTAAAAGTCTTCAATTCTCTTTAGGGTTAGTTATCTTAAATAAAAACAAATGGGTTATTGATATTGACACATATTATAAAATAATTAAAGATTATACTACTCTTTCTAACGGATTCAATATTGAATTTGACAGATATGATGTTGGTAAAAGTGTTTCTAAAGGAATAGAATTTTCAATAAAAAAAGAATGGAAAAAATATAACATGTGGTTAGGTTATACAATTTCTGAAACCAACTTAACATTCCCTAATATTAATAATGGTAAGCCATTTACAGGTAATTTTGACATAACACAAAACCTAACTTGGCTACACAATTTACAACTAGGAGCTTTTGATTTTTCATTAAGCTATAGCTATAGAACTGGAATTCCATTTTCAGAAGTTGGAGGTGCAGATAATAATAACTTTTTAATTTACTTAAGTGAACGAAACTCTAAAAGACTTGCTGATTATCAACGTTTAGATTTTTCTACTTTTTACAATTTTAGTTTCGATTATCTACAAAAATGGAAGGCTAAACTAGGAATATCATTATGGAACTTAACAAATCAAAAGAATACAATTAGCCGTACATTTCTTTATACAAGAGCTCCTGTTGGTCAAGCAGAGTTTTTTCAGTCTGATATTATTGGGCATTCTTTAGTTCCTAACTTGGTATTTAGGGTTAATTTTTAA
- a CDS encoding polyribonucleotide nucleotidyltransferase, translating into MIPKVFSQVIELGDGRTITLETGKLAKQADGSVVVRMGDTMLLATVVSARTANPGIDFLPLTVDYREKFAASGRYPGGFMKREARPSNEEILTMRLVDRVLRPLFPKDYHAETQVMIQLMSHDENVMPDALAGLAASTAIQLSDIPFEAPISEVRVARINGEFIVNPSFAQLKEADIDLMVGASIDFVAMVEGEMDEVSEEEMAEAIKVAHEAIKVQCQAQIALTEAVGKKETREYELEVTDEELEAKIKEAAYQKCYDIAKKGTSKQERGLAFSEVKEEILATFSEEELEEKGELISKYFNKAHKAAVRDLTLNEGLRLDGRTTTDIRPIWCEVDYLPRTHGSSIFTRGETQALATVTLGTSRDANMVDSPTIQDEERFYLHYNFPPFSTGEARPLRGTSRREIGHGNLAQRALKGMVPEDCPYTVRVVSEVLESNGSSSMATVCSGTMALMDAGVQLKKPVSGIAMGLISDGDRYAVLSDILGDEDHLGDMDFKVTGTAEGITACQMDIKIKGLSYEILVKALKQARDGRLHILEKLTDTISQPNETVKSHAPKMVTVRVAGDYIGAIIGPGGKHIQELQKETETTIVINEDEVTEEGIVEILGTSQVGIDKVIARIDAITFKPQRGSIYEVKVVKLLDFGAVVEYTEAPGNEVLLHISELAWERTNNVSDVVKIGDILDVKYFGVDPKTRKEKVSRKALLPRPPREDKKPRQEKKETQK; encoded by the coding sequence ATGATTCCAAAAGTATTTAGCCAAGTTATAGAGCTTGGAGATGGAAGGACGATTACGTTAGAAACTGGAAAATTAGCAAAACAAGCAGACGGTTCTGTTGTTGTACGAATGGGAGACACAATGTTACTTGCTACAGTAGTATCGGCAAGAACTGCTAACCCTGGTATTGATTTTTTACCACTTACCGTAGATTATAGAGAGAAATTTGCTGCATCAGGACGTTATCCTGGCGGTTTCATGAAACGTGAAGCTAGACCTAGCAATGAAGAAATATTAACCATGCGTTTAGTTGATCGTGTTTTGAGACCGTTGTTTCCAAAAGACTATCATGCTGAAACACAAGTTATGATTCAATTAATGTCTCATGATGAAAACGTTATGCCAGATGCTTTGGCTGGTTTAGCTGCATCTACAGCTATTCAGTTATCAGACATACCTTTTGAAGCTCCTATTTCTGAAGTTCGTGTAGCTAGAATAAATGGTGAATTTATTGTAAACCCTAGTTTTGCTCAACTAAAAGAAGCTGATATAGACCTTATGGTTGGAGCTTCTATAGATTTTGTGGCTATGGTAGAAGGTGAAATGGATGAAGTTTCAGAAGAAGAAATGGCAGAAGCTATTAAAGTAGCTCATGAAGCTATTAAAGTTCAATGCCAAGCTCAAATTGCTTTAACTGAAGCTGTAGGTAAAAAAGAAACTCGTGAATATGAGCTTGAAGTAACAGACGAAGAACTTGAAGCTAAAATCAAAGAAGCTGCTTATCAAAAATGTTATGATATAGCTAAAAAAGGTACATCTAAACAAGAAAGAGGTCTAGCATTTTCTGAAGTAAAAGAAGAAATATTAGCTACTTTTTCTGAAGAAGAACTTGAAGAAAAAGGTGAGTTAATTTCTAAATATTTTAATAAAGCACATAAAGCTGCAGTAAGAGATTTAACGTTAAATGAAGGTTTACGTTTAGATGGTAGAACAACTACAGATATTCGTCCAATATGGTGTGAAGTAGATTATTTACCAAGAACTCATGGTTCATCAATATTTACACGTGGAGAAACTCAAGCATTAGCTACCGTTACTTTAGGAACTTCTAGAGATGCTAATATGGTTGATAGTCCTACAATTCAAGATGAGGAACGTTTTTATTTACATTATAACTTCCCTCCTTTTTCAACTGGGGAAGCTCGTCCTTTAAGAGGTACTTCTCGTCGTGAAATAGGTCATGGAAACTTAGCTCAACGTGCATTAAAAGGAATGGTTCCTGAGGACTGCCCATATACTGTTCGTGTTGTATCTGAAGTATTAGAATCTAATGGATCATCTTCTATGGCTACCGTTTGTTCTGGTACTATGGCTTTAATGGATGCTGGTGTTCAATTGAAAAAGCCTGTTTCTGGTATTGCAATGGGGTTAATTTCGGATGGAGATAGATATGCTGTTTTATCTGATATTCTAGGTGATGAAGATCATTTAGGAGATATGGATTTTAAAGTAACTGGAACTGCTGAAGGTATTACTGCTTGTCAGATGGATATTAAGATTAAAGGACTTTCCTATGAGATTTTAGTAAAAGCGCTTAAACAAGCTCGTGATGGTCGTTTACATATCCTAGAAAAATTAACAGACACCATTTCTCAACCAAATGAAACTGTTAAATCACACGCACCTAAAATGGTAACCGTGAGAGTAGCTGGAGATTATATTGGTGCTATTATAGGTCCTGGAGGAAAACATATTCAAGAGTTACAAAAAGAAACTGAAACTACTATTGTAATTAATGAAGATGAAGTTACTGAAGAAGGTATTGTTGAAATTTTAGGTACAAGTCAAGTAGGTATTGATAAAGTTATCGCTAGAATTGATGCTATTACTTTTAAACCACAAAGAGGTAGTATTTATGAGGTAAAAGTTGTAAAATTATTAGACTTTGGAGCTGTAGTTGAATATACGGAAGCTCCTGGAAACGAAGTTCTATTACACATATCTGAACTTGCATGGGAAAGAACCAATAATGTTAGTGATGTAGTAAAGATTGGTGATATACTAGATGTTAAATACTTTGGTGTTGACCCAAAAACTAGGAAAGAAAAGGTTTCTAGAAAAGCCTTATTACCAAGACCCCCTAGAGAAGATAAAAAACCTAGACAAGAAAAAAAGGAAACTCAAAAATAA
- the rpsO gene encoding 30S ribosomal protein S15: MYLTKEVKQEIFTKHGKGGNDTGSAEGQIALFTFRINHLTEHLKRNRKDFNTERSLVKMVGKRRSLLDYLKKKDINRYRAIIKELGIRK, encoded by the coding sequence ATGTATTTAACAAAAGAAGTAAAACAAGAAATTTTTACTAAGCACGGTAAAGGAGGCAATGATACTGGTTCTGCAGAAGGACAAATTGCTTTATTCACTTTTAGAATTAATCACTTAACAGAACATCTTAAAAGAAATCGTAAAGATTTTAACACAGAACGTTCTCTAGTGAAAATGGTAGGTAAGCGTAGAAGCTTATTAGACTATTTAAAGAAAAAAGATATCAACAGATATCGTGCAATTATCAAAGAATTAGGAATTAGAAAATAA
- the accD gene encoding acetyl-CoA carboxylase, carboxyltransferase subunit beta, producing MAWFKRKDKGIQTPTEEKKDTPKGLWYKTPSGKIIDTDELKKNLYVSPEDGYHVRIGSKEYFELFFDDDKFEELNPKLSAKDPLKFEDTKKYPQRLKDAQKKTGLKDAVRTAVGKSMGKDIVIAAMDFAFIGGSMGSVVGEKIARAIDYSIEHNIPFLMISKSGGARMMEASLSLMQLVKTSAKLAQLADAKVPYVSLCTDPTTGGTTASFAMLGDINIAEPNALIAFAGPRVVKDTTGKDLPEGFQRSEFVLEHGFLDAIYERKDLKRQVNLYLDLIQNQPIRA from the coding sequence ATGGCTTGGTTTAAACGTAAAGACAAAGGAATTCAGACCCCAACTGAAGAAAAGAAAGACACACCTAAAGGACTATGGTATAAAACACCTAGTGGAAAAATTATTGATACAGATGAGTTAAAAAAGAACTTATACGTAAGCCCTGAAGATGGATATCATGTAAGAATAGGAAGTAAAGAGTACTTTGAATTATTTTTTGACGATGATAAATTTGAAGAACTAAACCCTAAATTATCTGCAAAAGACCCTTTAAAATTTGAAGATACTAAGAAGTATCCTCAACGTTTAAAAGATGCTCAGAAAAAAACAGGTTTAAAAGATGCGGTTAGAACTGCTGTAGGAAAATCAATGGGTAAAGATATTGTTATTGCAGCAATGGATTTTGCTTTCATTGGAGGTTCTATGGGAAGTGTTGTTGGAGAAAAAATAGCCAGAGCTATTGATTATTCAATTGAGCATAACATTCCTTTTTTAATGATTTCTAAATCTGGAGGTGCACGTATGATGGAAGCTTCTTTATCATTAATGCAATTAGTAAAAACATCTGCTAAACTAGCTCAATTAGCAGACGCAAAAGTTCCGTATGTTTCTTTATGTACTGACCCAACAACGGGTGGTACAACTGCTTCTTTTGCAATGTTAGGAGATATCAATATAGCTGAACCAAATGCTTTGATTGCTTTTGCTGGCCCTAGAGTTGTAAAAGACACAACAGGAAAAGATTTGCCTGAAGGCTTCCAAAGATCAGAATTTGTTTTAGAGCATGGCTTTTTAGATGCTATTTACGAAAGAAAAGATTTAAAGAGACAAGTAAATTTATATCTTGATTTAATTCAGAATCAACCTATAAGAGCATAA